One stretch of Schlesneria sp. DSM 10557 DNA includes these proteins:
- the tnpB gene encoding IS66 family insertion sequence element accessory protein TnpB (TnpB, as the term is used for proteins encoded by IS66 family insertion elements, is considered an accessory protein, since TnpC, encoded by a neighboring gene, is a DDE family transposase.): MLTRVLTACRQIPSEQLSSSAGAIMLNISRTTRVFLATVPTDMRKGFDGLHAPVESVIEEDPFAGHLFVFRNQRRDRIKLLWWDRDGWSLFYKRLEKGCYEFPTDRKEQTSRRCEIRAEELLLLLEGIDLGSVKRRPRYERPSAINDTTARSSV; encoded by the coding sequence GTGTTGACTCGTGTGCTGACCGCCTGTCGGCAGATCCCCTCGGAACAACTCTCTTCGTCTGCGGGGGCGATTATGCTGAACATCTCTCGCACGACACGGGTGTTTCTGGCGACAGTGCCGACAGACATGCGGAAGGGGTTTGACGGTCTTCACGCCCCGGTGGAGAGCGTGATCGAAGAAGATCCGTTTGCCGGTCATCTGTTTGTGTTTCGGAACCAGCGTCGCGACCGGATCAAGCTGCTGTGGTGGGATCGCGATGGCTGGAGCCTGTTTTACAAGCGGTTGGAAAAAGGATGTTACGAGTTCCCGACCGACCGGAAGGAACAGACCTCACGCCGCTGCGAGATTCGCGCAGAGGAGCTTTTGCTGCTGTTGGAGGGGATTGATCTAGGGAGCGTGAAGCGACGCCCTCGCTATGAACGGCCGAGCGCAATCAATGACACCACGGCGCGGTCTTCAGTGTGA
- a CDS encoding reverse transcriptase domain-containing protein: MAFRQPRTVSFNKRFFKSSNRDGADILSAQLWVPTRSLGSPAVTAAQGFIAEGYRWVVDLDLEKFFDRVNHDILMGRIAKRVNDPRLSRLIRAFLNAGVPEDGLVNPTDEGTPQGGPLSPLLSNIVLDDLDQNSFDVVSVISLLKNL; the protein is encoded by the coding sequence TTGGCATTCCGACAGCCCCGGACCGTTTCATTCAACAAGCGGTTCTTCAAGTCCTCCAACCGCGATGGGGCCGACATTCTCTCCGCACAGCTATGGGTTCCGACCCGGTCGCTCGGCTCACCAGCCGTCACAGCAGCACAAGGCTTTATCGCCGAGGGTTATCGCTGGGTGGTCGACCTCGATTTGGAGAAATTCTTCGATCGAGTCAACCACGATATCCTGATGGGACGCATTGCGAAACGGGTCAACGATCCCCGGCTATCGCGACTGATTCGCGCATTTCTCAATGCGGGAGTCCCGGAGGATGGGCTGGTCAATCCGACCGACGAGGGAACGCCGCAAGGCGGTCCACTTTCACCCTTACTATCGAACATCGTACTGGACGATCTCGACCAGAACTCATTCGACGTGGTCTCCGTTATCAGCCTGTTGAAGAATCTGTGA
- a CDS encoding transposase encodes MALRRFLGISLSEETPDHSSLTRIRDRLPLSVHEEVFQYILFVIEEQGLLKAGTVGVDSTYRKPTRR; translated from the coding sequence TTGGCGCTGCGGCGTTTTCTGGGAATCAGCCTGTCGGAAGAGACTCCTGACCACAGCAGTCTGACTCGTATCCGTGATCGGTTACCGCTGTCGGTTCACGAGGAAGTCTTTCAGTACATCCTGTTTGTGATCGAGGAACAGGGCCTACTGAAGGCCGGGACGGTCGGAGTGGACTCAACGTACCGGAAGCCAACGCGGCGATGA